The sequence GTGGCGTTGTTATAGGTGGAGGCAATATAATCTTCCACTGCGTCGTATAGGGTTTTCTCTTGGGAACTAAGAGAGACAAACTTGTCTTCAACCTGACGGGTGGCAATGCGAGTGCTAATTTTTCCCGCTTCGTAATAGCGGCGCAAAAGCTGACGGGTATGACGTGAAAGTAATCTACCCACTGGAGTATTTGCCTTCATGATTTCTATAGCAGCGCGACGGCGATCGCTGTTCAGTTGTCTGCGGGGAAGAGTCGCTTCATCTCTCAACGCATTGAGGATTTTTTTCGCTGCCAGTTTACTCTGTTTCGGAACGTACTTTTGTACCGCTTCTAGGGGGGTTTCTCCATACGCTGCTTCAACACTGCGAAACAGTCTTGCCATAAACTCAAATTGAGCATTACTGGGATTAGCACTGCTGGCGCACTCAAAGAAGTCTTGGAAATGTTTCACATTCCATTCTGGAGGAAGTCCAAACAGAGAAAGCAAATCCCAAACCTCGATCGGGTCAATCTGCATCGGCGTTGCTGTCAGTAGGATTAATCCCTGTGTCTTGTATTTCAACTGCTGCATCAAGGATAAGAGGAGATTGGGTCCTTTTTGCTGCGTTCCTCCCGCACCCCGCCGACGAGCATGATGGGCTTCATCGAGGATAATTAAATCATAAGATTCTGCATCTTCAATTAATTCCCTTGCGCGATCGCGCCGTCGCATTAAATGACTGGAAACAATGGTACAGGGTTCTTGATGCCAAGTTTCACGGGACACAGGCTGTATAGTATTCTTGCCCAACGCCCGCCAAGCAGGACAATCATACCAATTTAATGCCTTCCCGTCATAAATGGGCCAATTGAGATTAAACTTCTCTCGCAGTTCAATTTGCCATTGGGTTAACACCGATTTGGGGGCGAGAATTAAAATCCGTTTCGCTTTCCCTGATAACCACGCTTGTCGCAGCAATAACCCCGCTTCAATGGTTTTTCCCAATCCCACTTCATCAGCAATCAGCAGGGTAGGGGGCCAATGATGATACAGTCGTTGAAAGGTTTTGATTTGATGGGGCCAAGGGGTAACTGTAGAAGTGGCTTCTCCCACATAATCCCCGCGCCCTGGAATAGCGGGTCCCTGTTGAATTAATGTCCAGACTTTTCGATATAAGTCTTCTGGTTGGGGATCAAGAGTGATTGGTTCAGGTTTCGGGGAAGGAGTCGTTGTGGGTTGTAGTTCAGTTTCTACTTTTTCCAACCGTTTTGGCTTTTGGTCATTGGGCGGTAAATAGTGTAAGAGTTGTTCTGTTACTGCTTGGGGAACATCAATAACTAAACAGCGTTTGGCTTGGTTCGCCCAAAGTTTCGCAAAGCCTGTTTCTTCATCATCCACATAGGTTTTTGTTCCTCCCCAGTCAGTGAAGACATGAAAACTTTCCCAGTTACCGCGCCATCCTTTTGCGGTTTCATTCACACTGCCATTAAAAGCGAGACGGTTTCCAGCTTTATCTTCAATCACTCCTGCTTTTTCGTGGAATATTCCTTGGGCGGGAATGGCTTTGCGTTCAGCAGAACAAGGAAGGGCGAGTTTAATTTCTAGATAGTCTTGGGCAATCATCCAAGACAGGAGTTCTAAAGCGTCGATTTCTTCAGAATCATTGCTGGTTAAAGGATTAACAGTCAGTTTTTCCTCAACCACTGCTTTTAGCTTTTCTCCCCGTTCAATGGCTGTAACTTCTGCTTCCCCTAACGTACAGCCGATAATGAGACGCATTCGCCCTTGGTTGTGGATTAAGCCTTCTAACCCGCGCATGGCTAGAGTCATCACTTTAGCAGAAAAGAAACCTGTGGCGCGATCGTAGCGCACCGCCCGTTCTAACGCGGGTTCGTAAAACTCTTTAACTAGGCTTTCCGTATCAGAATCGTATTTTGTCTTCCAAGCGCGATCGATTAGCAGATTCATCACTCATCTCTGCCCACAACATTTACAATTAGTACAGGGTTAACTGAGTTGAAAGGAGGGCAACACTATGAACGATACCATCACTATGTCTGCTCTCTACAAAAAACTCAAAAGAAAGGGTTTGCAAGAGGAATACATTCAGAAGACAGTTTTGCCCAGTTGGTGGAGTACAGAACTAAACGACAAACCTGCTGCGGTTTTAGAAGGGGCGGGTTACATTGCTCAACGTCTGAACATAGACCTCAAGAGTCTTCTTGCTGAAGATGAGGAACCTCGCTTTAAACCGTTACCCCATACAAAATTTAAATATCATCAACAAAACAAAACTGGAACCCCTAACATAGCCTATCAAATCGCCACAAAGGTCGCAGAGGCAGTTGCTTTTGCCACTAATCTCCAATTTGGATCGCTGCCCTCAGATTCATCTGAAATGCGGTCGGAGATTCTTGCCAAGCACTCTCTCGTCAACTTATCTAGCTTACTCGATTACTGCTGGGAAAAGGGAATCGCTGTTGTTTATTTTCATCACTATCCTAAAAACCAACGTAAACTAACAGGAATGATTCAATGGCAAGGAAACCAGCCTGTGATTGTTCTTAGTAGTGGTAAAACTTATCCTGCGTGTTTAGCATTTCATCTTGCTCATGAACTCGGTCATCTTGCCCTTGGTCATGTTAAACAAGGAGAAGGAATTTTAATTGATGAGGAAATTAAAGAGGACTCTAACGACCAAGAAGAGATTGAAAGTAATCAGTTTGCAACCTATCTCTTAGTTGATCGTTTCGATAACTGTTTCAAACGCCATAACATTTATAGTAGTGGTAAACTCAGAGAAAAAATAGATAAAATTATCAAGAAAGAACCAACTATTGACCCTTGTGCAATTGCCTTCAATTATGGGTGGCATACTGGAAATTTTGGTTGCGCTCAAAAAGCTGTTAATGAAATAGATGGCTCAAAAGATGGACATGAAATCATTAATCAGTTCCTTGAAGAGCAAATTAATTGGGATGATTTAAGCGAGAACCAAGCTGATTACTTAGACCAAATTCTCGGAGAATAACTTGTCTGTTTGTATCTACTGTATTGATAATGATGTCCTGAAAAAGCTGATTACCTTTGAATTGTTTGATTGGACGCTTGACTTATTTAATTGTAGTTACCCGCAAGTTAATATTTTAGAAACGGCTCAGTATAAGTTTGAAGGAGACTGGCGAAAATTAAAAAAGGGGAAAAGCAGAAGAACGGAAGATAAGTTGATTAAATACGAGGAAGTTGTTGCACTTGCCAAAACATTGCCTCAAATTTCAAAAGTATCTGTTGCTATAGAGATTTTTGAACAATTATCTAGCTTTGAAAATATTGATCCAGGTGAAGCGATTCTAACCAGTCACGCGATCGCGCTTCTAAAAAAAGACGAAGATGCTCAGATTTTTACAGGCGATAAAAGATTCCTCATCGCTTTAGCACAAGTAGATTTACCAGAGATTAATTCTTATCTCAAGCATCGGATTTGGTGCTTAGAACAACTGGTTCTCAAAAATATTGATTACTATGGCTTTGAATGGGTTCGAGAGCAGATTGTTCCCGTTCGGGATTGTGATCGCGCTATAAAAGCAGTTTTTGGTTCGGGCGATCAATCTTCTTCCTGTAACGCTATTCCGACTTTGAAACAGTATATTGAAGACATTAGAGCAACCACAGGGAGTTTATTATCTCCTTATCCCAATTTCTACTAAATGATTGATGTTGACACTTTTCCTCTAATTTTCATTAAGTATGTTCTCACTCATGCTGAGTATGATAAGGAGGCTTGGAAAAATGACCCGTACTACTAATCAAAATCTGACAGATATTACTGATATATTCCCTTTCGTTATTAAAACAGAAGAGCAATATAACAAAGCGTTGTCTATTACTGAGAGTCTTTTCTTTAAAGAAAATCGAAATCAAGAAGAAGAAAAAGCGCTTGATGTTTGGACT comes from Halothece sp. PCC 7418 and encodes:
- a CDS encoding helicase-related protein; translation: MNLLIDRAWKTKYDSDTESLVKEFYEPALERAVRYDRATGFFSAKVMTLAMRGLEGLIHNQGRMRLIIGCTLGEAEVTAIERGEKLKAVVEEKLTVNPLTSNDSEEIDALELLSWMIAQDYLEIKLALPCSAERKAIPAQGIFHEKAGVIEDKAGNRLAFNGSVNETAKGWRGNWESFHVFTDWGGTKTYVDDEETGFAKLWANQAKRCLVIDVPQAVTEQLLHYLPPNDQKPKRLEKVETELQPTTTPSPKPEPITLDPQPEDLYRKVWTLIQQGPAIPGRGDYVGEATSTVTPWPHQIKTFQRLYHHWPPTLLIADEVGLGKTIEAGLLLRQAWLSGKAKRILILAPKSVLTQWQIELREKFNLNWPIYDGKALNWYDCPAWRALGKNTIQPVSRETWHQEPCTIVSSHLMRRRDRARELIEDAESYDLIILDEAHHARRRGAGGTQQKGPNLLLSLMQQLKYKTQGLILLTATPMQIDPIEVWDLLSLFGLPPEWNVKHFQDFFECASSANPSNAQFEFMARLFRSVEAAYGETPLEAVQKYVPKQSKLAAKKILNALRDEATLPRRQLNSDRRRAAIEIMKANTPVGRLLSRHTRQLLRRYYEAGKISTRIATRQVEDKFVSLSSQEKTLYDAVEDYIASTYNNATQAEKNAVGFVMTIYRRRLASSFAALARTLSQRLNRLERTHYYQPTLIDEDILDDEASEEIMDEDQANQLEQEALKNEEVRELAWLREQIEALPTDTKAQVLLDYLQQVKQEGYQQIIVFSQYTDTMDFLRQYLASVSNYKIVCFSGRGGEIPTSDSTWQRISRDKTKQIFRDGKADILLCTDAAAEGLNFQFCGAMINYDMPWNPMRVEQRIGRIDRLGQKYPTIKILNLHYQDTVETDVYIALRDRIGLFSQYVGKLQPILSSIPKNFATVALANRDEKEQKKADLVETVNEDVKEKESDSFDLDQVTDAELEEPLRPEPLYNFETLDQLIQRVDLRPPGLEIERLQSKEYKFSMPGMSEVLRVTTAPDYFEQHPDSTELWSPGSPLFPIVEGL
- a CDS encoding ImmA/IrrE family metallo-endopeptidase, with protein sequence MNDTITMSALYKKLKRKGLQEEYIQKTVLPSWWSTELNDKPAAVLEGAGYIAQRLNIDLKSLLAEDEEPRFKPLPHTKFKYHQQNKTGTPNIAYQIATKVAEAVAFATNLQFGSLPSDSSEMRSEILAKHSLVNLSSLLDYCWEKGIAVVYFHHYPKNQRKLTGMIQWQGNQPVIVLSSGKTYPACLAFHLAHELGHLALGHVKQGEGILIDEEIKEDSNDQEEIESNQFATYLLVDRFDNCFKRHNIYSSGKLREKIDKIIKKEPTIDPCAIAFNYGWHTGNFGCAQKAVNEIDGSKDGHEIINQFLEEQINWDDLSENQADYLDQILGE